A window from Betta splendens chromosome 1, fBetSpl5.4, whole genome shotgun sequence encodes these proteins:
- the LOC114862299 gene encoding histone H2B 1/2, which translates to MPEPAKAAPKKGSKKAVTKTAAKGGKKKRKTRKESYAIYVYKVLKQVHPDTGISSKAMSIMNSFVSDIFERIAGEASRLAHYNKRSTITSREIQTAVRLLLPGELAKHAVSEGTKAVTKYTSSK; encoded by the coding sequence ATGCCGGAACCCGCCAAGGCTGCGCCCAAGAAGGGCTCCAAGAAGGCCGTGACCAAGACCGCCGCCAAAGGcggcaagaagaagaggaagacccGCAAGGAGAGCTACGCCATCTACGTGTACAAGGTGCTGAAGCAGGTGCACCCCGACACCGGCATCTCCTCCAAGGCCATGAGCATCATGAACTCGTTCGTCAGCGACATCTTCGAGCGCATCGCCGGCGAAGCCTCCCGCCTGGCGCACTATAACAAGCGCTCCACCATCACGTCCAGGGAGATCCAGACcgccgtcaggctgctgctgcccgggGAGCTGGCCAAGCACGCGGTGTCGGAGGGCACCAAGGCGGTGACCAAGTACACCAGCTCCAAGTAG
- the LOC114860804 gene encoding histone H4 has protein sequence MSGRGKGGKGLGKGGAKRHRKVLRDNIQGITKPAIRRLARRGGVKRISGLIYEETRGVLKVFLENVIRDAVTYTEHAKRKTVTAMDVVYALKRQGRTLYGFGS, from the coding sequence ATGAGCGGACGCGGTAAAGGAGGAAAAGGACTCGGTAAAGGAGGCGCCAAGCGGCACCGCAAGGTTCTCCGCGACAACATCCAGGGCATCACCAAGCCCGCGATCCGCCGTCTGGCTCGTCGCGGAGGCGTAAAGCGTATTTCGGGTTTGATCTACGAGGAGACTCGCGGCGTGTTGAAGGTTTTCCTGGAGAACGTGATCCGTGACGCCGTCACGTACACAGAGCACGCGAAGAGGAAGACGGTGACCGCCATGGACGTGGTGTACGCCCTGAAGAGGCAGGGACGCACCCTGTACGGCTTCGGAAGCTAA
- the LOC114852945 gene encoding protein dachsous yields the protein MDPLLWWSLVVAGVCVVGAEPLGTSVVNCNEGGAEELGPVDEGYTGDVELLTHIPAGLRVKLVPHLFPTHLEFLELSFTDGDATASVRTRKPLDADVLSNSGSTLYYSVMCDGIGKLNNTRTLKLVDTNDNAPEFKEKFYKATVSETQQVDTEVLRVTAVDADSTLPNNRLTYSIEPASEDFLVTNSGAFLLKRRLNYNRVSEYGFTVKAQDDWGLNDTASVQIHVTDYDDFSPYFSHSQYQASVLENEVGSLGDIRPEAIKAQDGDMGINATLIYSISAVSPDRYRPNFSMDSGSGVLSVVTALDRDQLSGGGVFVGVTATQTDDAAKTADCVVFVAVEDVNDNAPEFDPAQFSVELLENSPLDAVLFRAIVKDRDQGGFDGTLRIVPESAPFSISSDGTVSVRDSALLDREATEEFTFMIEATETEAPNHVATAEVSVKLLDANDNSPAFNSSRYEGKVSAEQTEGTVLVQVQAEDPDAGVNGQIRYSIEFGNDNGYFSISESTGEVSLAKLIPLVENRILTFQLLVTARDGGITSCSSSAQVTIQAPGDSKPQFLQRRYRGTVEEEQEAGVVVTEVQFFAIVPVVLEVKTEADKFSISPSGEFTTTVELDFDEGPHSYSVEISISDGVTSDTAIVEVQVTDVNDNSPVFIPASITESIPEDAAVGSNVLEVSASDKDSGFNKELRYSLRGGEGTFFIHPVSGMLSVAGVLDRETRAQYEVLLVAEDQGRPAQSATASLLLQVSDVNDNTPVFSGAQYQVQVLETEPVGANLLTLSAADTDEGANGRVVYSIAEQSPSSEPAVFELDSSKGILRLVQALNYSEVKVYNLRVQATDGGTPSLTGTVSVVVTVIDVNNNPPEFSQDRYDEVVAENLPSGAAVLALDVSDKDQGGFSNGFFICSSDTFDVNKQGVVSLRKNVSLDRETMSSYVLLVVAVDQVTDGLSATAQVRITVLDYNDNSPQFLSVPDPLDLPEGLYTEESPREVFTIQATDADLDLNGEVVLSLASPHPLFRIREDGMLLAVGDLDRESQETYELVIKASDRGSPQRENFTTITIRLLDVNDNRPEFSSNIYMSNILVKDTEEGKVLLTLSATDRDAGDNSLVTYSIVAGASPFLALNSETGEVTLTSDLSDLKEDIRENMTVEATDHGRPPLSSTASVIVNLEFSLVKGVTFESSSYNFSLPENQQTGVLVGKVQASAGSSLYDVTYSLKTETDLFSMDASGALVTRTPLDREQQQWYFLDVEAVDTRMPPTSATAAVRVLVKDVNEPPQFPPEVYKASVFSVAPYKSPVVYVKASDPDFGDQAALLYTLSAGSPYFDVDPSSGLVFVVSAAGLAGQTAVAEVRAADPQNLHATIKVEVSVQESASSDVVVVSLNRAANVVEEKLPSLERSLGAVLDWTVSVLNVWSSIHGAATSRAPRSAARTRVGFIAARDGGAVSSGEVTKKLQSRADMLRAELSALFGDGTDWAVELEGASGPPATVVALSVLLGLSVLGLIGTAALLIWFKRKDKHMDSDKESFDISRKNESCTNSQPMSGDSKPTRSEKKQQATNKSQDDVTVERHGGRYEVMNKNGDESQMSSL from the exons atggaccccctgctgtggtGGAGCCTCGTCgtagctggtgtgtgtgtggttggagcAGAACCTTTAG gcaCTTCCGTGGTTAACTGTAATGAAGGCGGTGCCGAGGAGCTGGGTCCAGTGGACGAAGGCTACACAG GCGACGTGGAGCTGCTGACCCACATCCCAGCTGGACTCCGGGTGAAGCTGGTGCCTCATCTGTTTCCCACACATCTGGAGTTTCTGGAGCTGAGCTTCACCGATGGAGACGCCACGGCGAGCGTTCGCACCAGGAAGCCACTGGACGCGGACGTTCTGTCCAAC AGTGGCAGCACCTTGTACTACTCCGTCATGTGTGATGGAATCGGAAAG CTCAACAACACTCGGACTCTTAAACTCGTAGACACGAATGACAACGCACCAGAGTTTAAAGAGAAGTTCTACAAGGCCACAGTGAGTGAG ACGCAGCAGGTGGACACTGAGGTCCTCCGGGTCACGGCCGTGGACGCTGACAGCACTTTACCAAACAACAGACTCACTTACTCAATT GAACCGGCTTCAGAGGATTTTCTTGTGACCAACTCGGGAGCTTTTCTGCTGAAGAGGCGCCTGAACTACAACCGAGTCAGTGAATACGGCTTCACTGTGAAGGCGCAG GACGACTGGGGACTCAATGACACCGCCAGCGTTCAGATCCACGTCACAGACTACGATGACTTCAGTCCATATTTCAGCCACAGCCAGTACCAGGCGTCTGTTCTGGAGAACGAG GTTGGATCTCTGGGGGACATTCGCCCTGAGGCGATAAAGGCCCAGGACGGAGACATGGGGATCAACGCGACGCTTATTTACAGCATCAGTGCAG TGTCTCCAGACAGGTACAGGCCGAACTTTAGCATGGACTCCGGCAGCGGAGTCCTGTCCGTGGTGACGGCCCTGGACCGGGACCAGCTGTCGGGCGGCGGCGTCTTCGTGGGCGTCACG GCGACTCAGACCGACGACGCCGCCAAGACGGCGGATTGTGTGGTGTTCGTCGCGGTGGAGGACGTGAACGACAACGCGCCAGAGTTTGACCCGGCCCAGttctctgtggagctgctcgAGAACTCGCCTTTGGACGCCGTTTTGTTCAGGGCCATCGTCAAAGACCGCGACCAG GGAGGCTTTGACGGCACTTTGAGGATCGTACCGGAGTCCGCTCCGTTCTCAATCAGCTCTGACGGGACGGTGAGCGTGAGGGACTCTGCGCTTCTGGACCGAGAGGCCACGGAGGAATTCACCTTCATG ATCGAAGCGACAGAGACAGAAGCACCAAATCATGTAGCGACGGCAGAAGTCAGCGTGAAGCTCCTGGATGCGAACGACAACAGCCCTGCGTTCAACAGCAGCCGCTACGAGGGAAAGGTGTCGGCAGAGCAGACGGAGGGAACCGTGCTGGTCCAG GTTCAGGCGGAGGATCCTGATGCTGGAGTAAACGGGCAAATCCGATACTCCATTGAGTTTGGGAACGACAATGGCTACTTCTCCATCAGTGAAAGCACTGGAGAGGTCTCGCTGGCTAAACTCATCCCACTGGTGGAAAACAGGATTTTGACGTTCCAGCTCTTGGTGACGGCCAGAGACG GCGGCATCACATCCTGTTCCTCCTCAGCACAAGTCACCATTCAGGCTCCCGGTGATTCCAAGCCTCAGTTTTTACAAAGACGTTACCGTGGCACAGtagaagaagagcaggaagcaggagttgTTGTTACGGAG GTTCAGTTTTTTGCTATCGTTCCTGTCGTGCTTGAAGTAAAAACAGAAGCCGACAAGTTCTCCATCTCCCCCAGTGGTGAGTTCACCACCACGGTGGAGCTCGACTTCGATGAAGGTCCACACAGCTACTCTGTGGAGATCTCCATCTCTGATGGGGTCACCAGCGACACGGCCATCGTGGAAGTCCAAGTCACCGACGTCAATGACAACAGTCCGGTTTTCATCCCTGCGTCCATCACAGAAAGCATCCCCGAGGATGCAGCGGTGGGATCCAATGTCTTAGAAGTGTCAGCGTCCGACAAAGACAGCGGCTTCAACAAGGAGCTCAGGTACTCGCtgagaggaggcgaggggaCCTTCTTCATCCACCCTGTGTCTGGGATGCTCAGCGTTGCCGGGGTTCTGGACAGGGAGACCAGAGCCCAGTACGAGGTGCTGCTAGTGGCTGAGGACCAGGGTCGTCCGGCCCAGTCCGCTACAGCTTCCCTGCTGCTCCAAGTGTCCGACGTCAATGACAACACCCCAGTCTTCTCAGGGGCTCAGTACCAGGTCCAGGTCCTAGAGACGGAGCCTGTGGGTGCCAACCTGCTCACCTTATCAGCAGCAGACACCGATGAAGGAGCGAATGGCAGAGTTGTGTACAGCATCGCTGAGCAGAGCCCCTCGTCTGAACCTGCGGTTTTTGAGTTGGACTCCTCTAAAGGGATTCTGCGCCTAGTCCAGGCTCTGAACTACAGTGAGGTGAAGGTGTACAACCTGAGGGTCCAGGCCACTGATGGAGGAACTCCCTCTCTGACTGGGACAGTCTCCGTGGTCGTGACGGTCATCGATGTGAACAACAACCCGCCTGAGTTCAGTCAGGACCGATACGACGAGGTCGTAGCGGAGAACCTGCCCAGCGGCGCCGCAGTCCTCGCGCTGGACGTTAGTGACAAGGACCAG GGAGGATTCTCCAATGGTTTCTTCATCTGCTCCAGTGACACCTTTGACGTTAACAAACAGGGCGTGGTCTCACTGAGGAAGAACGTCTCGTTGGACAGAGAGACAATGAGCAGCTACGTTCTACTG gttgTGGCGGTGGACCAGGTCACTGACGGTCTAAGTGCCACAGCGCAGGTCCGCATCACCGTCCTGGACTACAATGACAACAGTCCACAGTTCCTAAGCGTCCCTGACCCGCTGGACCTCCCTGAGGGTCTCTACACAGAGGAGTCGCCGCGAGAGGTTTTCACCATCCAGGCCACAGACGCCGACCTCGACCTCAACGGAGAGGTCGTGCTCTCCCTCGCCTCCCCTCACCCGCTCTTCAGGATCAGAGAG GATGGGATGCTGCTGGCTGTGGGAGATCTGGATCGGGAAAGCCAGGAAACGTACGAGCTGGTCATCAAGGCCTCAGACAGAGGAAGCCCACAGAGAGAG AacttcaccaccatcaccattcGGCTCCTCGACGTCAACGACAACAGACCTGAGTTCAGCTCCAACATCTACATGAGCAACATCCTGGTGAAAGACACTGAGGAGGGGAAAGTTCTGCTGACACTGTCTGCCACCGACAGAGACGCTGGCGACAACTCGCTCGTCACCTACAG CATCGTGGCAGGAGCCTCTCCATTCTTGGCCCTAAACAGTGAAACCGGGGAGGtgactttgacctctgacctctctgacCTCAAAGAGGACATCAGGGAGAACATGACGGTCGAAGCCACAGACCACGGCCGACCTCCTCTGAGCTCCACAG CCAGCGTGATTGTGAACCTGGAGTTTAGTCTGGTGAAGGGCGTGACCTTTGAGAGCTCCTCCTACAACTTCAGCCTCCCTGAGAACCAGCAGACGGGGGTCCTGGTGGGGAAGGTACAGGCCTCGGCGGGCAGCAGCCTTTATGACGTGACTTACTCACTAAAGACGGAGACGGACCTGTTCTCCATGGACGCCAGCGGAGCCTTGGTGACCAGAACACCACTGGACCGGGAACAGCAGCAGTGGTACTTCCTGGACGTGGAGGCGGTGGACACGAGGATGCCGCCTACGTCGGCCACCGCAGCG GTCCGGGTTCTGGTGAAGGATGTGAATGAGCCTCCGCAGTTTCCCCCTGAGGTTTACAAGGCCTCTGTGTTCAGCGTGGCCCCGTATAAAAGCCCTGTGGTCTACGTCAAG GCCTCAGATCCGGACTTCGGGGatcaggcagcgctgctctacACTCTGTCAGCGGGCAGTCCTTACTTCGACGTGGACCCGTCCTCAGGGCTGGTCTTCGTGGTGTCAGCAGCAGGTCTGGCTGGACAGACGGCTGTGGCCGAGGTCCGAGCCGCGGATCCCCAAAACCTCCATGCTACAATCAAAGTGGAG GTGTCGGTGCAGGAAAGCGCGAGCAGCGACGTGGTGGTCGTGTCCCTGAACCGAGCCgccaacgtggtggaggagaagctgccCAGTCTGGAGAG GTCTCTCGGAGCCGTTCTGGACTGGACTGTGAGCGTCCTCAACGTGTGGAGCTCCATCCACGGAGCCGCCACCTCCAGAGCGCCGCGCTCCGCTGCCCGGACGCGGGTCGGCTTCATCGCTGCGCGCGACGGCGGCGCCGTCTCCTCTGGAGAAGTGACAAA gaagctgcagagccgAGCCGACATGCTGAGGGCCGAGCTGAGCGCGCTGTTTGGAGACGGGACGGACTGGGCCGTGGAGCTGGAGGGCGCGTCCGGCCCACCGGCCACCGTCGTGGCGCTGAGCGTCCTGCTGGGCCTCAGTGTCCTGGGGCTGATCGGCACCGCTGCGCTCCTCATATG GTTCAAGAGGAAGGACAAACACATGGACTCGGACAAGGAGAGTTTTGACATTTCCCGGAAAAACGAATCTTGCAC AAACTCTCAGCCGATGTCCGGAGACTCTAAACCA ACGAGAtcagagaaaaagcagcaagcGACAAACAAATCACAGGATGACGTGACGGTGGAGAGACACGGCGGCCGTTATGAAGTTATGAACAAGAACGGAGACGAGAGCCAGATGTCCAGTTTGTGA